One genomic segment of Ipomoea triloba cultivar NCNSP0323 chromosome 9, ASM357664v1 includes these proteins:
- the LOC116029731 gene encoding uncharacterized protein LOC116029731, with protein sequence MATTVTNKGVAAVTARWADMVLEDEEEAFEPAVTEVAPDGVAAVETWPLVGRFLTAKLVKLEYMRQVMASVWKPVKGVQVTELQPNLFMFVFFHASDMHYVIDEGPWSFENCTLVCQPVKDGVLLVNVPLDSVDMWVQLHDLPYGYTSSTILEQIGNYLGTFVKGDDRFAGAPWLDFYRIRVAMPVHKPIKRRMKLLKRDKTWCWVSFKYERLHGFCFFCGMMGHTYKFCLKAREAAGSVEQYPFGPDLRAGSRRGPRAVGESWLVPVGGEPRSGEGNVSVTGAHSDVPAAMVMLDQKDGEEEVVAVSKRQ encoded by the coding sequence ATGGCGACTACGGTGACGAACAAAGGGGTGGCTGCGGTCACTGCACGCTGGGCTGATATGGTGCTCGAAGATGAAGAGGAGGCTTTTGAACCGGCTGTTACGGAAGTAGCGCCTGACGGAGTTGCGGCGGTAGAGACCTGGCCACTTGTGGGAAGGTTTCTAACTGCGAAGCTCGTGAAGTTGGAATATATGAGGCAAGTTATGGCGTCGGTCTGGAAGCCTGTTAAGGGGGTTCAGGTGACGGAGCTGCAACCGAATCTCtttatgtttgttttctttcaCGCCTCGGATATGCACTATGTCATTGATGAAGGGCCTTGGTCGTTCGAGAATTGTACGTTGGTCTGTCAACCGGTGAAAGATGGGGTACTGCTAGTTAATGTGCCTTTGGACTCAGTCGACATGTGGGTTCAACTCCATGATCTCCCCTATGGCTACACCTCTTCGACGATACTTGAACAGATCGGCAACTATCTTGGGACTTTTGTGAAAGGGGATGATCGGTTCGCTGGGGCACCATGGCTCGATTTCTATCGAATTCGGGTGGCTATGCCGGTGCACAAACCTATCAAGCGCCGTATGAAGTTACTCAAACGGGATAAAACATGGTGTTGGGTCTCGTTTAAGTACGAGCGGCTGCATGGTTTCTGTTTTTTCTGTGGTATGATGGGGCACACTTATAAATTCTGCTTGAAGGCTAGGGAGGCGGCTGGTTCTGTGGAGCAGTACCCATTTGGGCCAGATTTGCGTGCGGGATCCCGGCGGGGGCCACGAGCTGTTGGGGAGAGCTGGTTGGTACCGGTCGGTGGAGAGCCTCGTTCGGGTGAGGGGAATGTATCGGTAACTGGTGCCCATAGTGACGTACCTGCAGCGATGGTTATGTTGGATCAAAAGGATGGTGAGGAGGAGGTGGTGGCTGTGTCGAAACGCCAATGA